The sequence GGAAGAGTACGCAGAGCAAATTCTGGAAGTGCTGAGTGCTGAACCGACCCTTAAAAATTCGGCGGAGGCCTATGCGCCGCGTCCTGATTATCGCCCGATAACCAAGTTTGAAAACCGCGGCATTAAGTTGGGACATGGCGTGTGGGATGTGGTGTTCGTCAAAATATAAGGTTGCGGGGAGCGACTGGCATGGCTACGCGCCCAAGGAAGATTATTTGCAATCACCGAACGGTCTTGGCCCTAATTCGTGAATCCGCACTTTTTAAAACGTTGAGAAGCCGCTGATTTGCAACGTTGATCTGGCTTTACCCATCTCGCAGCTTCTTTGGTCTAAAGCCTCATTCAGCGCCGTACATCCGGCTCCTGCCGCATGTTTTATTCACCATACCCCCAATTTACAGAGCCATCACCGTGATGGTCGCGCCTAAAACCCGGCTAAACCCAACATTCTCTGCGCTACTGTTCAGTATGCCTGTGTTTCCATGGTGCCATTCGGTACAATCCTGACATGCTTTCAGAATTTGATCTTATCTCTCAATATTTCACTCGTGCACCACGCGCTGATGGTCCGGTTGCGCTTGGCGTGGGGGACGACTGCGCGTTATTGATGCCTACTGCTGGCATGCAATTAGCTGTGTCATCCGACATGCTGGTAGCTGGTCGGCATTTTTTTGCCGACGTCGATCCGTATTCACTGGGTCATAAATCACTGGCGGTGAATCTTTCCGATCTGGCCGCAATGGGCGCGCGACCGCTGGGGTTCACCCTGGCGTTGGCCTTGCCGGAAGCACGAGCGGAGTGGTTGGCACCTTTTGCCGCCGGATTGCTGGCGCTGGCAGATGTGCACGACTGTGAATTGATCGGCGGCGATACGACTAAAGGGCCGCTGAATATTTGTATCACTATCTTTGGCGAAACGTTGCCAGGACAAGCACTGCGCCGCGATGCGGCGCTTGCTGGCGACGATATTTGGGTTTCAGGCACCCTGGGCGATGCGCGGTTGGCGCTGGCCGGTTATCGCCATGAATTTACCGATCAAATTATTATGGATGGCGATGAACATGCACTCGCTGCCACCCGCATGCATCATCCGACACCGCGTGTGGCGCTCGGCATCGCATTACGGGGAATTGCACATGCTGCGATTGATATCTCGGACGGGTTAGCGGGGGATCTTGGTCACATCCTGGAGCGCTCGGGCGTGGGTGCGACGTTGGCCGTGGATACCATACCATCCGGACCTGCGCTTCTTCGACAAACCCACACTTTTCAACGTTTATTTACGCTCGCTGGTGGTGACGATTACGAGTTATGTTTCACTGCGCCACCCACGAAGCGCGAAGCCGTTATGAACGCTGCAATGGTCTCAAGCACGGAAGTCACGCGGATTGGGTGCGTTGATGCCTTGGCAGGATTGCGCTTTATCGATGTGAATGGTGTACCGCTCGATTTACAACTGACTTCCTTTGACCACTTTCGTACAACATGAATCCAACATTGACTTCACCCCCGGCACCAACGCAACAGTCCCTGAATCCTCGGGCCAAGGTCAAAGCGACGGCGCGTTTCATGCTATCCCATCCAGCGCATTTTATCGCGCAAGGCTTCGGAAGCGGATTGTCGCCCGTCATGCCGGGTACGTTTGGTACTTTATTTGCATGGCTGACTTTCGTCGTTTTGTCTGCACGCTGGCCGCATTACTTTACGCCGCTGAACTGGTTGGTGTTGATTGCGGCCGGCTTTATCGTCGGTATCTGGACCTGCCAACGCACCGGGCGCGATCTGGGCGTTTCAGATCATGGCAGCATGGTCTGGGATGAAATTATTGCGTTTTGGCTGGTACTGGTGGTGGTCACGCCAGCGCCATGGTGGACGCAATTTTGGGCGTTTATCGTGTTTCGTTTCTTTGATATGGTGAAGCCACCACCGATCGGCTATTTTGATCGTCACATGAAAGGCGGTTTGGGCGTTATGTGGGATGACATTCTGGCAGCATTTTATACCTTACTGGTATGTGCTTTTTGGCGTGTTTTTCAGTGATTTTGTAAAATTTACGGATGACATTCGATGCTGCGCCGATTGCATCTGACCGCGACAAGTGGCAGTATGTAATGATTGATTGGAACTCTAAACAGGAGCACAAGAATGGACACCAACGTCGAAACTGAGCAACTAGTTGACCTCGCTGAAGAAGTAGGTCGGGCGTTGAAAGCCAAAGGCTGGTTATTGGCCACTGCTGAATCGTGTACCGGTGGCGGTGTCTCTCAGGCCATCACCGATATTGCGGGTTCGTCGGAATGGTTTGATTGTGGTTTTGTCACTTATTCGAATGCCTCCAAGACGGAGCTGCTGGATATTTCAGAAGCATTGCTTGCGCAACACGGCGCCGTCAGCGAAGAAATCGCCGCGGCAATGGCTGAGAGCGCCCTTGCCAACAGCGGCGCGCATGTCGCCCTGTCAACGACCGGTATCGCTGGCCCCGGCGGTGCGGTCCCTGGCAAGCCAGTCGGAACCATCTGTTTCGGTTGGACCACGAGACACCAAACACATACTGAACGGTTGATTTTTCACGGTGACAGACACGCCATACGCGAACAGACGATAGCCCATTCGTTGCAGGGGTTGTTGCGATTTTTGAAATAACAACAAGACGTCCTAGTCTAGACTGGCTAATTCTCGTCAGGCACGAAAGCGATTAATTGCATCACGTGTTTCGATTGCGACGCGGCGGGCGGCGGATGCAAATTCTTCTCCTGCCGCTTCGTTTACCTTTGCATACAAAATAGCGCGCGATGAGTTGATCATCATGCCTGTACCGTTTGATGTTTTGCCAGCATTCACGGTAGCTTGAATATCGCCGCCCTGCGCACCAATTCCCGGTACTAACAAGGGCATGTCGCCGATGATTTGGCGCACTTGTGCTAATTCGTCAGGAAATGTCGCCCCGACCACCAGCGCGCATTGCCCGTTGGTATTCCATTTGTCCGCGACGAGTCGGGCGACGTGCTGATACAGCGGCTTGCCTTCAACGTTCATGAACTGCAGGTCAGAGCCACCTGGATTGGATGTGCGGCACAGAATGATAGCGCCGCGATCTTTCCATTCCAGATAAGGAGCGACTGAATCCCATCCCATGTACGGGCTCATGGTCACCGCGTGGGCACCATATCGCTCGTAGGCTTCGCGGGCGTATTGCTCCGCAGTGGCGCCAATGTCACCACGTTTGGCGTCGAGAACGATTGGAATAGTTGGATGCGCGCTGCGGATATAGTCGCAAATCGCTTCAAGCTGATCTTCGGCTCGTAACGCTGAAAAATAGGCGATTTGCGGTTTAAATGCACACGCTGTATCCGCGGTGGCATCGATAATTGCCTTGCAGAATGTAAAAATAGCATCCGGTTGGTTATGCAAATGGGCTGGAAATTTAGTAATATCCGGATCAAGCCCTACACAAAGCAGCGAATTGTTGACAGCCCAAGCGGTGGATAATTTATCAATGAAAGACACGATGAAGCCTTAATAATGCGAATGTCGCCATTGTAACTTGTTGCCATCGTCAGAGCAGCGTCTAAAATAGTTGGCTTCCTCTCCGTATTAGCACGGAGGCTACAGCCTTGCGGTATCCGCTGCAGCGCCATAATGCCTTTGAGCGGTAACATAGACCTGAATAGTCATTATTAGCTCTTGAGTCGATTGCAATAGTTTGCTACCGTTCAACAAAGGCCAGCGGGCCTGACTGATTTTGAGGAATAAACATGCATAGATCCGTTAAATGGCTGGCGATCGTGGTATTCGCCTCCCTACTCAGCGCGTGCGGCTATAACGATTTTCAAACTAAAGATGAAGCCGTAAAAGCCGCCTGGGGCGAAGTCGTGAACCAATATCAGGGACGGGCCGACCTGGTTCCCAAAATTGCACAGATCGTGAAAGCGTACGCAACGCATGAAGAAGCGACTTTTGAAGCGGTCACAAAGGCGCGTTCGGCTGCGACGAGTTTCCAGATTACGCCGGAGGTACTGAACGATCCCGCGGCGTTGGCCAAGTTTCAGCAGGTTCAGGGGCAATTGTCCTCAGCCCTGTCGCGCTTGATGGCTGTGTCGGAAAACTATCCTCAACTGAAAGCGGATGGCCTGTATCGCGATGCGCAATCGCAACTTGAAGGCGTTGAAAATCGTATCAAGGTGGCACGTAATCGTTACATCGTCGCGGTGCAGGAATATAACGTGCTGGCGCGCAGTTTCCCTACCAACCTGACGGCAAAAGCGATGGGGTATACAGTGAAACCGTCTTTCACCGTGGATAACGAAAAAGCGATATCGACTTCACCCGATGTTGATTTCGGCGGTAAAAAATAATGCACATGCCCGCGACCTTGGCTTGCTCTTGGTGCCACAAAGCACCGAGAGCAACGGTTGTGCAGCGCATCCTGACGCGCTGGTCCGCCACTCTCGCCACTCTCGCGATTTTCATGCTTCTCACCATAGTGGGAACTCCGGCCTTCGCGCAAGCCGAAAAGCAAGTTGCGGTGCCGCCGTTGCAAGCCCATGTTACCGATCAGATCGGTATGCTGCAGCCAGAACAGCGGGCAACGTTGGATTCCGTGCTGGGTGACTACGAAACGCGGACCGGCAGTCAGATCGCGGTGTTGCTGATGAGTACCACCGCACCGGAAGCGATTGAAGACTACAGCATCCGCGTGGCCGACGCCTGGAAGCTGGGGCGCAAAGGGGTGGATGACGGCGTGATTTTAATCGTTGCGAAGGACAACCCGCCCGGATTGCGACGATTGCGGATCGAATCGGGACGGGGCGTTCAAGGCGTCCTCACCGATGCACAGTCGAAGCGGGTATTGCAGGATGTGATCGCGCCCTACTTTCAAAAAGGTGATTTTTATGGTGGCCTGACCGCCGGTGTCACCGCGATAACCTCGATTCTGGATCAGCAGACGTTGCCACCGGCGCAGCGTAAACAAGCTCAGCATCAAGAGTCGGACTCCGGCATTTTTGGTGTACTGGCGCCACTTATATTCGTCGGGTTCATCGTTTTTATGATGCTCAGCTCGCGCCGACGGGGCGGCGACGGGAGCGGCCCCGGATCCGGGAACTCACTCAATAACAATGTCTGGGGCAATGCAGCTGGCGTTGTTCTCGGAAGTATCTTAAGTCAATCCGGCCGCGGCGGAGGTGGTGGCGGATTCGGCGGTGGCGGCGGAGGTGGAAGTTTCGGCGGCGGCGGCGGGGGTTTCGATGGCGGTGGCGCCTCGGGGAATTGGTAAATGACAAAAACAATGAAACGGCTGCTCCAACACCTCTTCACCACAGGTCGAAGTGCGCGAAAAGCATTTCCGGCGACCACACTGACCGCCATTCAGACCAAGATAGCGGAAGGTGAGCGCACGCATCGGGCTGAAGCCAGAATGATCGTCGAGTCGTCGTTGAGTCTGCCAGCGGTACTGAATGGCGTCACATCACGTCAACGCGCGCAGGAGCTTTTTTCGCATTACAGGATGTGGGATACCGAGGAAAATGTCGGCGTTTTGCTGTATGTGAACATCGCGGACCACAAAGTGGAGATTGTCACCGACCGGGCCGTCGGTCGGGCAATCGCTAAGGCAGAATGGCAAGCGGTGTGTCAGACCATGACGGGCGAGTTTGCCAACGGGACGTTTCATGACAGCACGCTTGCTGCTTTAGAAAAATTGAATAATCTGCTGGCCGCACACTTTCCGGATACCAACGGAAAGCCTAACGAATTGTCCGATCGTCCTTTGATGCTTTAATGCTTTAATGCTTTCATGCTTTGATGCTTTGATCGCCGAGCATAGTAAGTTCTGGTTGGTCCACTTTGATAGAGCAACCAGACGCTCAATCAATTCTCACTCCAATCTTGACTTACTAAATCACCCATTTGCATAGGTCCATTGCAACAACGCATCCTGCGCAGCTTGCCCACGCGATGCGTTCGCATGATTAATCAGGCATACCACCACATAATACTTACCCGAGGCCGCTAATACATAACCGGCTATCGCGCGGACATCATTAAGCGTACCCGTTTTCACATGGGCCTGACCTGCGATTTCTTGCCCCTTCAAGCGATTGCGCATAGTGCCGTCAAATCCGACCAGCGGCATCGATGACATAAACTCAGGCATCGTTGGCGACTGATAGGCGGAGGCCAGAATACGGCCCATGGTCTGGGCCGAAATCCGCTCGTTACGGGAGAGACCCGCACCATTCTCGATCACCAGATCATTCGCCGCTATGCCTTTATTGGCGAGCCAACTCTGCACTGCGCGGGCGCCGCGTTCTGGCGTTGCAGGCAACTTAAGAATGTCGGCCGCGATCGTCAGCAGCACCTGGCGCGCCATGACGTTGTTGCTATATTTGTTGATGTCGCGAATCACCTCTGGCAAGGTCACCGAATCCCACTCGGCGATGAACCGCGTGCCAACCGGAACAATGCCAGTTTTCACCGTACCGCTCAAGGTGCCGCCAAGATCGCTCCACATTTGTCGAAATACCGCGCCAAAATAGGCCGTGGAACTCATGGTATAGGGATTTACGTACCAGGTTTTCTCGCCGCACGATGCTGGAAAGGTGCCATTAAAATTCGCGCCTTTGTCATCAAAAGTCGCCTGGAGCTTTCCTTGCCAGTCGCCGCATGCGCCTTTGCCCGTGCGCGGTGGAATAATCTGGTAACCGGCCATGGGCGGATCGACCACTACGCGGGTGAGCCCGGTCGCATCATCGGGCATAAACTGGAACGTCACCGTTTTATAGTTCAACAGCAATGCATCCGGGCCGACGTTGTAGGGTTTTAAGGGATCGCCATCGAATTGGGATGGATCGTATGCTGCTTCGTCAAAAATGCTGCGGTCCAGCACAACGTTGCCGCGAATATCGCGTATGCCTTTTGCACGGATTTGACGCAGAAATAACCAGAAATTTTCGAGCACCAATTTAGGGTCGCCACTTCCCTTAAAAATAAGGTCGCCCTGCAAAATACTTCCAATTTGCTGCCCATCCGTGTAGGCCGCGGTCTTCCAGTTGAAGGTGGGGCCTAATAGTTCGAGGGCTGCATCGGTGGTGAC is a genomic window of Glaciimonas sp. PAMC28666 containing:
- a CDS encoding CinA family protein; translation: MDTNVETEQLVDLAEEVGRALKAKGWLLATAESCTGGGVSQAITDIAGSSEWFDCGFVTYSNASKTELLDISEALLAQHGAVSEEIAAAMAESALANSGAHVALSTTGIAGPGGAVPGKPVGTICFGWTTRHQTHTERLIFHGDRHAIREQTIAHSLQGLLRFLK
- the dacB gene encoding D-alanyl-D-alanine carboxypeptidase/D-alanyl-D-alanine-endopeptidase — encoded protein: MSKKFRSLSRTLSISALLFSSFFFSSCTNSFAQDSTSAALPQSVVSALQSAGIPSQNVGIYVQEAAIGGKVLAASNVNTPFNPASTMKLVTTDAALELLGPTFNWKTAAYTDGQQIGSILQGDLIFKGSGDPKLVLENFWLFLRQIRAKGIRDIRGNVVLDRSIFDEAAYDPSQFDGDPLKPYNVGPDALLLNYKTVTFQFMPDDATGLTRVVVDPPMAGYQIIPPRTGKGACGDWQGKLQATFDDKGANFNGTFPASCGEKTWYVNPYTMSSTAYFGAVFRQMWSDLGGTLSGTVKTGIVPVGTRFIAEWDSVTLPEVIRDINKYSNNVMARQVLLTIAADILKLPATPERGARAVQSWLANKGIAANDLVIENGAGLSRNERISAQTMGRILASAYQSPTMPEFMSSMPLVGFDGTMRNRLKGQEIAGQAHVKTGTLNDVRAIAGYVLAASGKYYVVVCLINHANASRGQAAQDALLQWTYANG
- a CDS encoding phosphatidylglycerophosphatase A, giving the protein MLSHPAHFIAQGFGSGLSPVMPGTFGTLFAWLTFVVLSARWPHYFTPLNWLVLIAAGFIVGIWTCQRTGRDLGVSDHGSMVWDEIIAFWLVLVVVTPAPWWTQFWAFIVFRFFDMVKPPPIGYFDRHMKGGLGVMWDDILAAFYTLLVCAFWRVFQ
- a CDS encoding YgcG family protein gives rise to the protein MLLTIVGTPAFAQAEKQVAVPPLQAHVTDQIGMLQPEQRATLDSVLGDYETRTGSQIAVLLMSTTAPEAIEDYSIRVADAWKLGRKGVDDGVILIVAKDNPPGLRRLRIESGRGVQGVLTDAQSKRVLQDVIAPYFQKGDFYGGLTAGVTAITSILDQQTLPPAQRKQAQHQESDSGIFGVLAPLIFVGFIVFMMLSSRRRGGDGSGPGSGNSLNNNVWGNAAGVVLGSILSQSGRGGGGGGFGGGGGGGSFGGGGGGFDGGGASGNW
- a CDS encoding LemA family protein, with translation MHRSVKWLAIVVFASLLSACGYNDFQTKDEAVKAAWGEVVNQYQGRADLVPKIAQIVKAYATHEEATFEAVTKARSAATSFQITPEVLNDPAALAKFQQVQGQLSSALSRLMAVSENYPQLKADGLYRDAQSQLEGVENRIKVARNRYIVAVQEYNVLARSFPTNLTAKAMGYTVKPSFTVDNEKAISTSPDVDFGGKK
- a CDS encoding TPM domain-containing protein; amino-acid sequence: MTKTMKRLLQHLFTTGRSARKAFPATTLTAIQTKIAEGERTHRAEARMIVESSLSLPAVLNGVTSRQRAQELFSHYRMWDTEENVGVLLYVNIADHKVEIVTDRAVGRAIAKAEWQAVCQTMTGEFANGTFHDSTLAALEKLNNLLAAHFPDTNGKPNELSDRPLML
- the thiL gene encoding thiamine-phosphate kinase, producing MLSEFDLISQYFTRAPRADGPVALGVGDDCALLMPTAGMQLAVSSDMLVAGRHFFADVDPYSLGHKSLAVNLSDLAAMGARPLGFTLALALPEARAEWLAPFAAGLLALADVHDCELIGGDTTKGPLNICITIFGETLPGQALRRDAALAGDDIWVSGTLGDARLALAGYRHEFTDQIIMDGDEHALAATRMHHPTPRVALGIALRGIAHAAIDISDGLAGDLGHILERSGVGATLAVDTIPSGPALLRQTHTFQRLFTLAGGDDYELCFTAPPTKREAVMNAAMVSSTEVTRIGCVDALAGLRFIDVNGVPLDLQLTSFDHFRTT
- the pyrF gene encoding orotidine-5'-phosphate decarboxylase; its protein translation is MSFIDKLSTAWAVNNSLLCVGLDPDITKFPAHLHNQPDAIFTFCKAIIDATADTACAFKPQIAYFSALRAEDQLEAICDYIRSAHPTIPIVLDAKRGDIGATAEQYAREAYERYGAHAVTMSPYMGWDSVAPYLEWKDRGAIILCRTSNPGGSDLQFMNVEGKPLYQHVARLVADKWNTNGQCALVVGATFPDELAQVRQIIGDMPLLVPGIGAQGGDIQATVNAGKTSNGTGMMINSSRAILYAKVNEAAGEEFASAARRVAIETRDAINRFRA